In the genome of Triticum urartu cultivar G1812 chromosome 5, Tu2.1, whole genome shotgun sequence, one region contains:
- the LOC125508152 gene encoding uncharacterized protein LOC125508152, protein MAAINKEIKRVLTEVLLKVTDDLFNEIATKVMNEDDSSAEPNETTGVSSSKELGLGESKVKTTAKVVVLAKPNNVSSTRSDGTGLSSPKGVLLGLASYDSDDEDDEGDGDEDAQKQRQGWELVGVCTCSPSNCMDSHVLLAISFGP, encoded by the exons ATGGCAGCAATCAACAAGGAAATTAAACGTGTGTTGACAGAAGTTCTTCTGAAG GTTACGGATGATCTTTTTAATGAGATCGCAACCAAAGTTATGAATGAAGATGATTCATCAGCTGAAC CAAATGAGACCACTGGTGTCTCTAGCTCAAAGGAGCTTGGTCTGGGAGAATCAAAAGTGAAGACCACAGCTAAAGTTGTAGTCCTTGCTAAGCCAAACAATGTTAGCTCTACTCGTTCTGATGGTACTGGGCTAAGTTCTCCTAAAGGTGTTCTTCTTGGTCTTGCTAGTTATGATTCAGATGACGAGGATGATGAGGGCGATGGTGATG AAGATGCTCAAAAGCAAAGGCAGGGATGGGAGTTGGTAGGTGTATGTACTTGCAGCCCTAGTAATTGCATGGATTCACATGTTCTTCTTGCGATATCTTTTGGTCCATGA